One part of the Arabidopsis thaliana chromosome 1 sequence genome encodes these proteins:
- a CDS encoding Carbohydrate-binding X8 domain superfamily protein (Carbohydrate-binding X8 domain superfamily protein; FUNCTIONS IN: molecular_function unknown; INVOLVED IN: biological_process unknown; LOCATED IN: endomembrane system; EXPRESSED IN: 8 plant structures; EXPRESSED DURING: 4 anthesis, petal differentiation and expansion stage; CONTAINS InterPro DOMAIN/s: X8 (InterPro:IPR012946); BEST Arabidopsis thaliana protein match is: Carbohydrate-binding X8 domain superfamily protein (TAIR:AT2G03505.1); Has 1996 Blast hits to 1758 proteins in 218 species: Archae - 6; Bacteria - 230; Metazoa - 175; Fungi - 81; Plants - 1344; Viruses - 45; Other Eukaryotes - 115 (source: NCBI BLink).), whose amino-acid sequence MKVLLGLLLLLSLTNSSSAIYCLCKDGIGDTELQTSIDYACGTLADCNPIHDKGTCYQPDTIKSHCDWAVNSYFQNAAQVPGSCNFSGTATTNPNPPSNLANGCIYPSSPSSTRSPPSTTPPTGTTPTNGTTPFPGTPFPGTPFPGTPPVFGPTGVFNPSNPGSGASSLGTSSVFTLCFSLLAFLWGSDVRFGFSHV is encoded by the exons GTGCAATTTACTGTCTCTGTAAAGATGGGATAGGAGACACAGAGCTTCAAACATCAATAGACTATGCATGTGGAACCTTAGCTGATTGTAATCCTATACATGATAAGGGTACTTGTTATCAACCAGACACCATCAAAAGCCACTGTGATTGGGCTGTGAATAGCTACTTCCAAAACGCAGCTCAAGTCCCTGGAAGCTGCAATTTCTCTGGCACTGCCACTACCAATCCAAACCCACCTTCCA ATTTGGCTAATGGTTGCATCTATCCGTCAAGCCCTAG CTCTACTAGGTCTCCTCCATCAACAACACCACCAACGGGAACAACTCCCACAAACGGAACCACTCCATTTCCGGGAACTCCATTTCCAGGAACACCGTTCCCGGGAACTCCTCCGGTGTTTGGTCCAACCGGAGTCTTCAACCCAAGCAACCCAGGCAGTGGTGCTTCAAGTTTGGGCACCTCCTCTGTTTTCACACTCTGTTTTTCATTACTAGCCTTTCTATGGGGCTCTGATGTAAGGTTCGGATTTAGCCACGTGTAG
- a CDS encoding Carbohydrate-binding X8 domain superfamily protein, which translates to MQRNDLFNLSTTNRSQCSGFMVQSKAISFYLGAIYCLCKDGIGDTELQTSIDYACGTLADCNPIHDKGTCYQPDTIKSHCDWAVNSYFQNAAQVPGSCNFSGTATTNPNPPSNLANGCIYPSSPSSTRSPPSTTPPTGTTPTNGTTPFPGTPFPGTPFPGTPPVFGPTGVFNPSNPGSGASSLGTSSVFTLCFSLLAFLWGSDVRFGFSHV; encoded by the exons ATGCAAAGGAATGATCTTTTCAATCTAAGCACAACCAACCGATCACAGTGCTCTGGTTTTATGGTTCAATCTAAAGCTATATCTTTCTATTTAGGTGCAATTTACTGTCTCTGTAAAGATGGGATAGGAGACACAGAGCTTCAAACATCAATAGACTATGCATGTGGAACCTTAGCTGATTGTAATCCTATACATGATAAGGGTACTTGTTATCAACCAGACACCATCAAAAGCCACTGTGATTGGGCTGTGAATAGCTACTTCCAAAACGCAGCTCAAGTCCCTGGAAGCTGCAATTTCTCTGGCACTGCCACTACCAATCCAAACCCACCTTCCA ATTTGGCTAATGGTTGCATCTATCCGTCAAGCCCTAG CTCTACTAGGTCTCCTCCATCAACAACACCACCAACGGGAACAACTCCCACAAACGGAACCACTCCATTTCCGGGAACTCCATTTCCAGGAACACCGTTCCCGGGAACTCCTCCGGTGTTTGGTCCAACCGGAGTCTTCAACCCAAGCAACCCAGGCAGTGGTGCTTCAAGTTTGGGCACCTCCTCTGTTTTCACACTCTGTTTTTCATTACTAGCCTTTCTATGGGGCTCTGATGTAAGGTTCGGATTTAGCCACGTGTAG